The Flavobacterium johnsoniae UW101 genomic interval TTACTTTTAATAAAGGCTCAACTTCCATTGCTCTTTTTATAGCAAAAACAGCACCATCGTTTCTTGCCCAGCTTCGTCTTGAAATTCCGTTGTTAACATCCCAGAAAAGCATTGACGCTAAACGCTTTGAAGCCTCTGTAGAACCATCAAGAACCATACCAAATCCGCCATTTATAACCTCTCCCCAGCCAACGCCGCCACCATTGTGAATAGAAACCCAGGTTGCTCCTCTAAAGCTGTCGCCAATCACGTTATGAATCGCCATATCAGCAGTAAAACGAGATCCGTCATAAATGTTTGAAGTCTCTCTGTAAGGTGAGTCAGTTCCGGAAACGTCATGGTGATCGCGTCCTAAAACAACTGCGCCAATTTCGCCTTTTGCAATTGCCTGATTAAAGGCTTCGGCGATTTTAATTCTTCCCTCAGCATCAGCATATAAAATACGAGCTTGAGAGCCTACAACCAATTTATTTTCCTGCGCGCCTTTAATCCACTTAATGTTATCCTGCATTTGCTGCTGGATTTCATTGGGAGCAGTTTCGGCCATTTTTTCTAAAACTTCACAAGCGATTGCATCTGTTTTAAGCAAATCTTCTGGTTTTCCTGAGGTGCAAACCCATCGGAAAGGACCAAATCCGTAATCGAAACACATTGGTCCCATAATATCCTGAACGTAGCTAGGATATTTAAAATCGATATTATTTTCGGCCATTACATCGGCGCCTGCGCGAGAAGCTTCTAGTAAAAAGGCGTTTCCGTAATCAAAAAAGTAAGTTCCTTTTGCAGTGTGTTTGTTAATAGCATCCGCATGACGACGTAAGGTTTCCTGAACTTTTTCTTTGAATAATTCCGGATTATTAGCCATCAAATCATTAGCTTCTTCAAACGAAATTCCAACCGGATAATAACCTCCAGCCCACGGATTATGAAGTGAAGTCTGATCTGAACCTAAATCAATTTTGATGTTTTCCTGATCGAAACGTTCCCAAACGTCAACGACATTTCCTAAATAAGCAATAGAAACCGTTTCTTTATTGGCTTTCGCCAAAGCTACTCTGGCAACCAATTCGTCTGTCGAAGTTACAACTTCATTAATCCATCCTTGTTCGTGACGGATTTTAGTAATCTTCGGATTTACTTCGGCGCAGACCGTAATACATCCTGCAATATTTCCGGCTTTTGGCTGTGCGCCTGACATTCCGCCAAGACCCGAAGTTACAAATAAACTTCCTTCCGGATTCTGTTTTATTTTTCTGAAACCGTTTAAAACTGTAATGGTTGTTCCGTGTACAATTCCCTGCGGGCCAATATACATATAACTTCCCGCTGTCATTTGCCCGTATTGCGAAACTCCTAAAGCATTCATTTTCTCCCAATCGTCAGGTTTAGAATAATTCGGGATTACCATTCCGTTTGTTACCACAACTCTTGGCGCTTCTTTATGAGAAGGAAATAATCCCATTGGGTGACCTGAATACATGGTTAAAGTCTGCTCATCTGTCATTTCAGACAAATACTGCATCGTCAATAAATATTGTGCCCAGTTTTGGAAAACAGCTCCATTTCCGCCATAGGTAATCAATTCATGCGGGTGCTGCGCCACAGCATAATCCAGATTATTCTGAATCATGTGCATAATCGCTTTTGCTTGCAATGATTTCCCTGGATATTCGTCAATTGGTCTTGCATACATTCTGTAATCAGGACGAAGACGGTACATATAAATACGGCCGTATGTCTCTAATTCTTCTGAAAATTCAGGAATTAATTCGGCGTGATGTTTTGGATCAAAATAACGCAAAGCATTTTTCAGCGCCAGCTTTTTTTCTTCTGCCGAAAGAATTTCTTTTCTTTTCGGAGCATGATTAATAGCTGGATCGTATACCTGCTTTGGTGGTAATATAGAAGGTATTCCTTGTTGAATTTGTTCTTTGAAAGTCATTTTTTTAAGATTCTAAGGTGCTGAGGATCTAAGATGCTAAGGTATTACAGTTAGATTAACAGCAGATTAATTTTTTGTTTTTTTTGATTATGCCGCCCCGCTGGGGCTCAAATGTGACTGACGGTTATTGTTTCTATAAATATATCGCTCCTCAGGGAGCTTTTAAGTTTAGAAAAATCTATTTAAAATATGCTGCCCCGTTGCTCAAAAATGATGGACTGTTAATTGGTTCTACAAATATTTTGCTCCTCTGGAGCTGATAAAATGAAGCCTTGGAAAGGCGAAATATTTATAGGAAAACAATAACCCTAATATAAAAGCTCCAGCGGAGCGAAATATTACCCAGCCAAATTGCAATTTAAAATCTGAAATTTATTTAAATTATCTCATTTTTAAATTGACTCATTGGCAAATTGTCACATTTTCTAATATAAAAAACTAGGGATAACGGATATCCGACCTATGATAGGATTTGTGGATCGTAATCCTAAAATTTCTTGAACGAATATCCATCTCTGATATTTTAGATTGTTGATTTTAGATTGGGAAATTATCTTAATTATCAAATTGCCACATTATCTCATTAAGAATAAACTTCCTCATTAACACAAAACGGCATTTTTTTGCCTTCAATAACCGCAATTACATTTTGCGCTGCACAAACTGCCATTCCGTTTCGGGCTTCGTATGTTGCTGAGCCAATGTGCGGTAAAACGCAGCAATTTGCAAGCGACAATAACGGATTATCTTGTTTCATTGGTTCTGGATTGGTAACGTCTAATCCAGCGCCCCAGATTATATTATTAGTCAGTGCCTCAAACAAATCATTTTCATTATGAAATTTCCCTCTTGCGGTATTGATGAAAATCGAATTCGATTTCATTTTAGCAAAAGCATTTTTATTGAAAATTTCATTGTTTTCTGCACTGTAATTAGCATGAATGCTTAAAACATCGCTTTCTGCAAGTAAGGTTTCAAAATCTACATACTTAGCATCCAATTCTTTTTCTGCATCTTCTTTACGGGAACGATTATGGTAAATAATGTTCATTCCAAATGCGGCTTTGCATTTTTGAGCCATTTTAAAACCAATTCGTCCCAATCCAAATATTCCTAATGTTTTGCCATATAGTTCCTGCCCTAAATTGGCTAACGGATCAAAACTTCCCCAATCGTTGTTTAAAATTCTTTTATGATTGAAAAATGATTTTCTCGCAACGCTTTGCATCAATAAAAAGGAAACATCAGATGTCGCTCTGCTTAAAACATCGGGTGTATTCCCAATAGGAATTTTTCTGCTGTTTGCCGATGGAATATTGACAGAATCAAATCCCACAGAAAACAAAGCAATGCCTTTTAAATTGGGACATTGCTGAAAAAAATCTTCATCAAAAAAGTTTTGGGTTCCAACATTTAAAAGAACATCGTTTTTCTGGCAGATTTTAATAAAATCTTCTCTGGATAATACATTTTCTGTTGGGTTTATAGTCAGATTTATGCCTTTTTCCTGAAGTAATCTAAGACCAGCTTCTGGTATATTTTTATTGATAAAAACGTTCATTTTGTGTTATATAATTTTATGAAGGTTTATTTATTCTTCCTGTTTTTTTATCATATCCGTACGGACAATGACGACAGCCGCTTTTGCAGCAATAGCCTCTTTTTAAATGATGTTTTTCAGTAAAGCATTTATAACCTTCGGGCGTATAGTAAAAATCTTCGCCTTCGATTAATTTATTTTCATTACTTTGCTCTTTCATAAATCTGCTTCGTGTTCTTTTTAGAATAAACTAAAATCAAAAATATAAATATTTGATTGTGATTTTATTGAAATCGAACAATTTTATAGCTACAAATTTATAAATTTTACAGCCAATGTTTCTGATTGTTGCCAAATATTTAATTCCGAAAGGTTATCGAGGAATGGCTGTATTTCCGTTTGTAATTGCAAAATATGATTATGACAAGACGAATAAAGTTTTTGTTAATCATGAAAAAATACATTTAAGACAACAATTAGAGCTTTTAGTGATTCCGTTTTTTATCTGGTATTTTTTAGAATATCTAATTCGTCTCATTCAATATAAAAACGGGACTTTGGCATATCGAAATATTAGTTTTGAAAGAGAAGCTTACGCAAAAGAAACCGACGTTAATTATCTAAAAAACCGATCTTTTTTTCAGTTTTTACATTACATGAAGAGCTATAAGCAATAGGCTTTAAGCAATAAGCTTGATGCTAAGACAAGAATTATAACTTTTGACTTTTGACTTTCCAACTTAAAAAAAATGAATCCAGTTTTCAATCAAAATATAAATATTCAGTTTCCAAATCATATTTCGCTGACTATAAAGCGTGAAGATTTAATTCATCCGTTTGTTTCGGGAAATAAATTCAGAAAACTAAAATACAATTTACTTCAGGCAAAAGCCGAAAACAAAGATACTTTATTGACTTTTGGAGGAGCTTTTTCGAACCATATTGCGGCTGTGGCTTATGCAGGAAAAGAACAGGGGTTTAAAACGATTGGAATTATTCGAGGAGATGAACTTTTGGATAAAATACAGGAAAACCCAACCTTGAAATTTGCTCAGGAAAACGGAATGCAGTTTGAGTTTGTTTCGCGAGAGGAGTACCGTTTAAAAAATGAAAAGTCATTTATAGAAAAGCTGAAAGAGAAGTTTGGTGATTTTTATTTGGTTCCGGAAGGAGGAACAAATGAACTTGCTGTAAAAGGCTGCGAGGAGATTTTGACAGAAGAAGATTCGGTTTTTAATTACGTTTGCTGTGCGGTTGGAACAGGCGGCACAATTTCGGGATTAATCAATAATGCATTGCCAAATCAGAAAATTTTGGGCTTTCCAGCGTTAAAAGGTGACTTTTTAAACGATGAAATTCGTATTTTTGCAAAAAAAGATAACTGGAATTTAATTTCTGACTATCATTGTGGAGGTTATGGCAAGATAAATTTAGAATTAATTGAATTTATTAATTCTTTTTTTGAAGAAACAAAAGTGCCCTTAGATCCAATTTATACAGGAAAGATGGTTTTTGGCGTTATAGATTTAATAAACAAAAATTATTTTCCTGCGCATTCAAAAATTTTACTCATTCACACAGGCGGATTGCAGGGAATTGACGGAATGAATATAAAGTTGAAGCAGAAGAAATTACCAATACTCAAAACCAATGATTAAAAAAATTGTATTACTTCTCGTAATATTAGCTTTAGCAAGCTGCTCTTCTAGTAAGCCTGCCATCGCGACGACTAAAAAAGCGGCAGATGTTCAAACTAGGACCGCATCTGCAAAAAGAACCGCTCCTGCTAAGCCTACAGCTAAATATCCTTCTACAAATAATACAACTGAGGTTATTCAATCGACTTCAAAAACAGTTGTTACCAGCGATTTAATTAATAATTATGTTTTGCAATACAAAGACATTGCAATGGGAAACATGAAAACTTACGGAATTCCGGCAAGTATTATTTTAGCACAGGGAATTTTAGAATCGGGTGCGGGCAGAGGAGATTTAGCTGTAGATGCTAATAATCATTTTGGAATTAAATGTCATAATGATTGGCTGGGAGAAAGTGTTCGCCACGACGATGACTCAGCTCAGGAATGTTTTAGAAAATATCCGCAGGCATCAGAATCATATAGAGATCATGCCTTATTTTTGGTTGGGAAAAAGCGATATGCGACCTTATTTACTTACGAAAAAGACGATTATAAATCTTGGGCAAAAGGATTGAGAGCTGCTGGTTATGCAACAGATCCGAAATATCCAGACAAGCTGATTAGTTATATTGAACGTTATAATCTGCATCAATATGATTGTCAGGTTACAGGAAGAAACTATGTGCCAATTAATACTTCGGTTCCGCCAAAAAAATCATCTTATGATGTCGCGTCTGACCCTAAGATCAATATGAATTCAAACGATCCTAATTTATACGAAGTTCAAAAAGGAGATACGTTATACTCAATTTCGAAAAAATTCAATTTATTAGTTGATGATTTAAAACAAAAGAATAATCTAACTGATAATGCAATTTCGATTGGGCAGAGGTTGAAAGTGAAATAATTATCAATTGATAATTGACAATTAACAATTATCAAGAAATCTAAAATAAAAAATGTTATATAAAAGAAGTAGTCAGCTTTTTGCTGAAGCAGAAAAAGTAATTCCGGGAGGAGTAAATTCACCAGTAAGAGCCTTTAAAGCAGTTGGCGGAACTCCGATTTTTGTAAAAAGTGCTAAAGGCGCTTATTTATATGATGAAGACGGAAACAAATTAATAGATTACATCAACTCTTGGGGACCAATGGTTTTAGGCCACGCTTATCAGCCGGTTGTTGATGCTGTAATCGAAAAAGCAAAACTGGGTACTTCATTTGGAATGCCGACAGAATTGGAAACAGAAATCGCTGCTTTAGCCGTTTCTATGGTTCCAAATATTGACAAAATACGTTTTGTAAATTCGGGTACAGAAGCTTGTATGAGCGCAATTCGTCTGGCTCGCGGATTTACAAAAAGAGATAAAATCATCAAATTTGCAGGTTGCTATCACGGACATTCTGATTCATTCCTGATTCAGGCAGGAAGCGGTGCGGTAACTTTTGGATCTCCAAATAGTCCAGGGGTTACAGAAGGAACTGCAAAAGATACTTTATTAGCGAAATACAATGATTTAGAGAATGTAAAAACTTTAATCGAAGCTAACAAAGGGGAAATTGCCGCTATCATTATTGAAGCTGTTGCTGGAAATATGGGTTGTATTCCACCAGCAGAAGGTTTCTTGCAAGGTTTAAGAGACTTATGTACAGCAAACGGAATTTTATTGATTTTTGATGAGGTAATGACTGGTTTCCGTTTAGCACGCGGCGGAGTTCAGGAATTATATGGAATTGATGCTGATATTGTGACTTTCGGAAAAGTTATTGGCGGCGGACTTCCTGTTGGAGCTTTTGCAGCACGCGAAGAAATCATGAATTATTTAGCTCCTCTTGGACCAGTTTATCAGGCAGGAACATTATCTGGAAATCCGTTAGCAATGGCTGCAGGATATGCGATGTTAAAAGCTCTTGATAATGACAGAGAAATTTTTACTCGTTTAGAAGAAAAAACAGCATATTTAGAAGCAGGAATTGACAGAGTTTTAAA includes:
- a CDS encoding urocanate hydratase; its protein translation is MTFKEQIQQGIPSILPPKQVYDPAINHAPKRKEILSAEEKKLALKNALRYFDPKHHAELIPEFSEELETYGRIYMYRLRPDYRMYARPIDEYPGKSLQAKAIMHMIQNNLDYAVAQHPHELITYGGNGAVFQNWAQYLLTMQYLSEMTDEQTLTMYSGHPMGLFPSHKEAPRVVVTNGMVIPNYSKPDDWEKMNALGVSQYGQMTAGSYMYIGPQGIVHGTTITVLNGFRKIKQNPEGSLFVTSGLGGMSGAQPKAGNIAGCITVCAEVNPKITKIRHEQGWINEVVTSTDELVARVALAKANKETVSIAYLGNVVDVWERFDQENIKIDLGSDQTSLHNPWAGGYYPVGISFEEANDLMANNPELFKEKVQETLRRHADAINKHTAKGTYFFDYGNAFLLEASRAGADVMAENNIDFKYPSYVQDIMGPMCFDYGFGPFRWVCTSGKPEDLLKTDAIACEVLEKMAETAPNEIQQQMQDNIKWIKGAQENKLVVGSQARILYADAEGRIKIAEAFNQAIAKGEIGAVVLGRDHHDVSGTDSPYRETSNIYDGSRFTADMAIHNVIGDSFRGATWVSIHNGGGVGWGEVINGGFGMVLDGSTEASKRLASMLFWDVNNGISRRSWARNDGAVFAIKRAMEVEPLLKVTLPNLVDESLL
- a CDS encoding 2-hydroxyacid dehydrogenase, yielding MNVFINKNIPEAGLRLLQEKGINLTINPTENVLSREDFIKICQKNDVLLNVGTQNFFDEDFFQQCPNLKGIALFSVGFDSVNIPSANSRKIPIGNTPDVLSRATSDVSFLLMQSVARKSFFNHKRILNNDWGSFDPLANLGQELYGKTLGIFGLGRIGFKMAQKCKAAFGMNIIYHNRSRKEDAEKELDAKYVDFETLLAESDVLSIHANYSAENNEIFNKNAFAKMKSNSIFINTARGKFHNENDLFEALTNNIIWGAGLDVTNPEPMKQDNPLLSLANCCVLPHIGSATYEARNGMAVCAAQNVIAVIEGKKMPFCVNEEVYS
- a CDS encoding DUF5522 domain-containing protein, which produces MKEQSNENKLIEGEDFYYTPEGYKCFTEKHHLKRGYCCKSGCRHCPYGYDKKTGRINKPS
- a CDS encoding 1-aminocyclopropane-1-carboxylate deaminase/D-cysteine desulfhydrase: MNPVFNQNINIQFPNHISLTIKREDLIHPFVSGNKFRKLKYNLLQAKAENKDTLLTFGGAFSNHIAAVAYAGKEQGFKTIGIIRGDELLDKIQENPTLKFAQENGMQFEFVSREEYRLKNEKSFIEKLKEKFGDFYLVPEGGTNELAVKGCEEILTEEDSVFNYVCCAVGTGGTISGLINNALPNQKILGFPALKGDFLNDEIRIFAKKDNWNLISDYHCGGYGKINLELIEFINSFFEETKVPLDPIYTGKMVFGVIDLINKNYFPAHSKILLIHTGGLQGIDGMNIKLKQKKLPILKTND
- a CDS encoding glucosaminidase domain-containing protein; the protein is MIKKIVLLLVILALASCSSSKPAIATTKKAADVQTRTASAKRTAPAKPTAKYPSTNNTTEVIQSTSKTVVTSDLINNYVLQYKDIAMGNMKTYGIPASIILAQGILESGAGRGDLAVDANNHFGIKCHNDWLGESVRHDDDSAQECFRKYPQASESYRDHALFLVGKKRYATLFTYEKDDYKSWAKGLRAAGYATDPKYPDKLISYIERYNLHQYDCQVTGRNYVPINTSVPPKKSSYDVASDPKINMNSNDPNLYEVQKGDTLYSISKKFNLLVDDLKQKNNLTDNAISIGQRLKVK
- the hemL gene encoding glutamate-1-semialdehyde 2,1-aminomutase: MLYKRSSQLFAEAEKVIPGGVNSPVRAFKAVGGTPIFVKSAKGAYLYDEDGNKLIDYINSWGPMVLGHAYQPVVDAVIEKAKLGTSFGMPTELETEIAALAVSMVPNIDKIRFVNSGTEACMSAIRLARGFTKRDKIIKFAGCYHGHSDSFLIQAGSGAVTFGSPNSPGVTEGTAKDTLLAKYNDLENVKTLIEANKGEIAAIIIEAVAGNMGCIPPAEGFLQGLRDLCTANGILLIFDEVMTGFRLARGGVQELYGIDADIVTFGKVIGGGLPVGAFAAREEIMNYLAPLGPVYQAGTLSGNPLAMAAGYAMLKALDNDREIFTRLEEKTAYLEAGIDRVLKANNVVFTINRVGSMISVHFDAGPVTDFKTAAKGDNETFKKFFHGLLQEGVYIAPSAYETWFITDALTYEDLDFTINAIDKVSKTF